In Nothobranchius furzeri strain GRZ-AD chromosome 19, NfurGRZ-RIMD1, whole genome shotgun sequence, the following are encoded in one genomic region:
- the ppp1r18 gene encoding zinc finger CCCH domain-containing protein 13 isoform X2 has product MSVSSLPEWKQLLLERKRREEEERERREKEEEDKLANMPAWKRGIIQRRKAKQENLGDREKDKDVCLLQVDVRSPSDGLSDTDSSITVNLGSDMSLSPDPGQWLDAEPKPASQVSMETIVPVHENPFIRTQSVWRKGRDAEIGNESDIKDKDKSGLRGQDVETNRGRDTELKIERFRDLTQGWDKEKARDRSLGRERENSRERWDKDKKQQKDAAREQEKEIQPLSGAFPPAVPCLRTIRADNIIIIEQESKGGDEQRGRWREVDGERPEEDQHGKRGMKMDLREILAGGGSVTEIRASEVLIIKPSVSTEERTTGEKGGEEGETRCSVESLGRELRADMSWLREKEKERPWGQATVIKDDGKDSSDDCVFVERGGRVSQLLSKFGEHPKPPSRSKSSDNFLQPGRRKYSGEEDDQQSDRMKSDGTNVSSKSVPKRSFSFSDRVISAVENGDKRCTQSDKSVAPWADAAVLAKLKQGCARLLDKERFGKYRDVKNEDHKGDVVQRNEAEAWKKHRSELRKVELVEKRATEKVAETDGDKGFTVASLKNTEGISFARRVPIRQDGRTRAEREARRLTREKSLENMEKDSDSGKAKAHVIDKPGVRRDDGLENNDVEALSPNEAQYRHDSAFTECSSLLCTVLDRVHQRGPEWSGTGPQGPYLTHCASAQQTETLISKVEKLGDTTVYTNERGETAYKASPEVTKENQQEAQTGSLTQEATTRSPKRITPFGMLQGPLEIQIPRTVFYVAEDMVERKKSECQSSDGQDRDGGQQVERRDSWRVGKPLSRIESLREKIRQRELEKQRQREAQGGAAETCDAQTGEVGYEERGSEQEREWEAAACEQTRPVDAERMQEEAAEQTSTTACDVKQEVGVLKTCPQLPVSVPHTLDESGGEALGKCCSAAAEDTSDSSQISGDEDDPLKYVEAKPGCHRGRYESTEEEEDDEEEEKEKELSEEKVPFDSISSLSSSPLNPNSLEAMSRIYNLDTVGSRSGLCLRERTVEVPPTLHLVKVKPLVSSCQQGDSKAPAGDNICGVQRQIEQFKLKEQEVLKSCSNASSKDRETKGQQSPKGVLKHHIKDDEETPELNLKESPRRNCSPTSQLKQTVTPPFQRTQSPENSLKPANCAPTPASSPSLSSPSNSPSASPSPTPSPKLFTIKSASGGMVKRGATVTITPRRPVAGRVTDSKPRPTAAESTKGSSQPTTPAVDEPVKKKYPAVEEIKVIGGYQHLEKSCLVKNRGTPKNGKVCFDEEQLEQVCEYPSETFMLMLSPLPPDLESNERQQGEEAQEDEGEGEEGEVVFKTMKSVGIATGPRIRVDESCPW; this is encoded by the exons ATGTCTGTGTCCTCTCTGCCGGAATGGAAGCAACTTCTTCTGGAGAgaaagaggagagaggaggaagaACGGGAGAGGAGAGAAAAGGAGGAAGAGGACAAGTTAGCGAACATGCCTGCGTGGAAGCGAGGGATCATTCAGCGAAGGAAGGCAAAGCAGGAGAATCTGGGCGACAGGGAGAAGGATAAAGACGTGTGTTTGCTGCAGGTGGACGTCAGATCTCCTTCTGATGGCCTCAGTGACACGGACAGCTCCATCACCGTCAATCTGGGGAGTGACATGTCCCTCAGTCCAGATCCGGGACAGTGGCTGGATGCTGAGCCTAAACCTGCTAGTCAGGTGTCCATGGAAACCATAGTTCCAGTCCATGAAAACCCATTTATCCGCACGCAAAGCGTGTGGCGAAAAGGCAGAGATGCTGAAATCGGGAATGAGTCTGACATTAAGGATAAGGACAAATCAGGCCTCAGGGGTCAAGATGTGGAGACGAACAGAGGACGAGATACAGAGCTGAAAATAGAGAGGTTTAGGGATTTAACTCAGGGATGGGATAAGGAGAAGGCCAGGGATAGGAGTCTGGGAAGAGAACGAGAGAACAGCCGAGAAAGGTGGGACAAAGACAAAAAGCAACAGAAGGATGCTGCGAGGGAGCAGGAAAAAGAAATCCAACCACTGTCAGGTGCGTTTCCCCCCGCTGTTCCGTGTCTTCGGACCATCCGAGCtgacaatatcatcatcatcgaaCAGGAAAGCAAAGgtggcgacgagcagaggggaAGATGGAGAGAGGTGGACGGGGAGAGGCCTGAAGAGGACCAGCATGGGAAAAGAGGGATGAAGATGGACCTGAGGGAGATTCTGGCCGGAGGAGGGAGTGTCACTGAGATCCGAGCTTCTGAAGTTCTGATCATAAAACCTTCAGTCAGCACTGAAGAGAGGACTACtggagaaaagggaggagaggagggggaAACCAGGTGCAGTGTGGAGAGTTTGGGGAGGGAACTGAGAGCAGACATGTCCTGGCTGAGAGAAAAAGAGAAGGAAAGACCGTGGGGCCAGGCGACAGTTATTAAAGATGACGGTAAAGACAGCTCAGATGATTGTGTGTTTGTTGAGAGGGGAGGGAGAGTCAGCCAGCTGCTGAGCAAATTTGGGGAACACCCAAAGCCTCCATCAAGATCCAAAAGTTCGGATAATTTCCTCCAGCCGGGAAGGAGAAAATACTCAGGAGAAGAAGATGACCAACAATCTGACAGGATGAAGAGCGATGGAACAAACGTGTCCAGCAAAAGCGTTCCAAAACGCTCCTTCAGCTTCTCAGATCGAGTCATCAGCGCCGTGGAGAATGGTGACAAAAGATGCACGCAGTCAGATAAAAGTGTGGCGCCGTGGGCAGATGCAGCCGTTCTGGCAAAGCTCAAACAGGGCTGCGCACGGCTTTTAGATAAAGAGCGCTTCGGAAAGTACAGAGATGTAAAAAACGAGGATCATAAGGGAGATGTGGTGCAAAGAAATGAGGCGGAGGCATGGAAAAAGCACCGGAGCGAACTCAGGAAAGTGGAACTTGTGGAAAAGAGAGCGACAGAGAAAGTAGCTGAGACAGATGGAGACAAGGGTTTCACTGTAGCATCACTTAAAAACACGGAAGGAATATCGTTTGCGAGAAGAGTGCCGATCAGGCAGGATGGGAGAACAAGAGCTGAAAGGGAAGCGAGGCGACTGACGAGGGAGAAGAGTTTGGAAAACATGGAAAAAGATTCTGATTCAGGAAAAGCCAAGGCGCACGTTATTGACAAGCCTGGTGTTCGGAGAGACGATGGGTTAGAAAACAACGACGTAGAAGCGCTCAGTCCTAATGAAGCTCAATATAGACACGATTCTGCGTTCACCGAGTGCTCCAGTCTTCTCTGCACAGTTCTGGATCGAGTCCATCAAAGAGGACCGGAGTGGAGCGGGACAGGACCACAAGGACCCTACCTCACACATTGTGCTTCAGCTCAACAAACTGAGACTCTCATAAGCAAAGTAGAAAAACTAGGAGACACAACTGTTTATACGAACGAGAGAGGAGAAACGGCTTACAAGGCTTCTCCTGAAGTGACAAAAGAAAACCAACAGgaagcacaaacaggaagtctgaCTCAAGAGGCAACCACCAGATCTCCGAAAAGGATCACACCCTTTGGGATGCTTCAAGGGCCTCTGGAAATTCAGATCCCCAGGACTGTGTTTTATGTTGCAGAAGACATGGTGGAGAGAAAAAAGAGTGAGTGTCAAAGCAGCGATGGGCAAGACCGCGATGGAGGACAACAGGTTGAAAGGCGGGACAGCTGGAGGGTTGGGAAACCCTTGAGTCGCATCGAGTCCCTGCGAGAGAAGATCAGACAGCGAGAGCTGGAGAAGCAGAGGCAAAGAGAGGCTCAGGGTGGAGCAGCAGAGACCTGTGACGCTCAGACAGGTGAGGTCGGGTATGAAGAGAGGGGAAGTGAACAAGAGAGAGAGTGGGAAGCTGCGGCTTGTGAGCAGACGAGGCCGGTCGACGCAGAGAGGATGCAGGAAGAGGCAGCGGAGCAGACATCCACGACTGCATGTGatgtcaaacaggaagtcggcgtgTTGAAAACCTGCCCTCAGCTTCCTGTTTCTGTCCCCCACACACTAGACGAGAGCGGAGGAGAAGCCTTGGGCAAGTGCTGCTCTGCCGCCGCTGAAGACACCTCTGACAGCTCCCAGATATCCGGGGATGAAGACGACCCCCTGAAATATGTAGAAGCGAAACCGGGGTGCCACAGGGGTCGATACGAGAGcacggaagaagaagaagacgacgagGAAGAGGAAAAGGAAAAGGAGCTATCAGAGGAGAAGGTACCTTTTGATTCTATATCATCTCTCTCCTCTTCACCACTTAATCCCAACTCTCTGGAAGCCATGAGCCGGATCTACAACCTGGACACTGTGGGTTCGAGATCGGGACTGTGTCTGAGGGAGAGGACGGTGGAAGTCCCGCCAACTCTGCACCTCGTCAAAGTGAAGCCACTCGTTTCGAGCTGTCAGCAGGGGGACAGCAAAGCCCCGGCAGGTGACAACATTTGTGGCGTTCAGCGGCAGATCGAGCAGTTTAAGCTGAAAGAGCAGGAAGTGCTGAAGTCATGTTCAAACGCTTCTTCTAAGGACAGAGAAACCAAAGGGCAGCAAAGCCCCAAAGGCGTGTTAAAACACCACATAAAGGACGATGAAGAAACACCAGAACTGAACCTCAAAGAGTCCCCCCGCCGAAACTGTTCTCCAACATCTCAGCTCAAGCAAACCGTCACCCCCCCATTTCAGAGGACCCAATCTCCAGAAAACTCTCTGAAACCTGCAAACTGTGCTCCAACTCCAGCCTCCTCCCCCAGTTTGTCCTCACCTTCCAACTCCCCCAGCGCCTCCCCATCACCCACCCCATCGCCGAAGCTCTTCACCATCAAGAGTGCTTCTGGGGGTATGGTCAAGAGAGGCGCCACTGTCACAATTACCCCGAGGAGGCCTGTCGCAGGAAGGGTGACGGACTCCAAGCCTCGGCCGACAGCAGCAGAGTCCACTAAGGGTTCATCTCAACCAACGACCCCCGCTGTGGACGAACCAGTGAAGAAGAAATACCCAGCGGTGGAGGAAATCAAGGTGATCGGTGGATATCAACACCTGGAGAAGTCCTGTCTGGTCAAGAATAGAGGAACACCCAAAAAC GGGAAGGTGTGTTTTGATGAGGAGCAGCTGGAACAGGTATGCGAGTACCCGTCAGAGACCTTCATGCTGATGTTGAGCCCCCTACCTCCTGACCTGGAGAGTAATGAGAGGCAACAAGGTGAGGAGGCACAAGAGGATGAAGGCGAAGGTGAGGAAGGCGAAGTTGTGTTCAAGACCATGAAGAGCGTGGGGATTGCAACGGGACCACGAATAAGAGTGG
- the ppp1r18 gene encoding zinc finger CCCH domain-containing protein 13 isoform X1, which translates to MSVSSLPEWKQLLLERKRREEEERERREKEEEDKLANMPAWKRGIIQRRKAKQENLGDREKDKDVCLLQVDVRSPSDGLSDTDSSITVNLGSDMSLSPDPGQWLDAEPKPASQVSMETIVPVHENPFIRTQSVWRKGRDAEIGNESDIKDKDKSGLRGQDVETNRGRDTELKIERFRDLTQGWDKEKARDRSLGRERENSRERWDKDKKQQKDAAREQEKEIQPLSGAFPPAVPCLRTIRADNIIIIEQESKGGDEQRGRWREVDGERPEEDQHGKRGMKMDLREILAGGGSVTEIRASEVLIIKPSVSTEERTTGEKGGEEGETRCSVESLGRELRADMSWLREKEKERPWGQATVIKDDGKDSSDDCVFVERGGRVSQLLSKFGEHPKPPSRSKSSDNFLQPGRRKYSGEEDDQQSDRMKSDGTNVSSKSVPKRSFSFSDRVISAVENGDKRCTQSDKSVAPWADAAVLAKLKQGCARLLDKERFGKYRDVKNEDHKGDVVQRNEAEAWKKHRSELRKVELVEKRATEKVAETDGDKGFTVASLKNTEGISFARRVPIRQDGRTRAEREARRLTREKSLENMEKDSDSGKAKAHVIDKPGVRRDDGLENNDVEALSPNEAQYRHDSAFTECSSLLCTVLDRVHQRGPEWSGTGPQGPYLTHCASAQQTETLISKVEKLGDTTVYTNERGETAYKASPEVTKENQQEAQTGSLTQEATTRSPKRITPFGMLQGPLEIQIPRTVFYVAEDMVERKKSECQSSDGQDRDGGQQVERRDSWRVGKPLSRIESLREKIRQRELEKQRQREAQGGAAETCDAQTGEVGYEERGSEQEREWEAAACEQTRPVDAERMQEEAAEQTSTTACDVKQEVGVLKTCPQLPVSVPHTLDESGGEALGKCCSAAAEDTSDSSQISGDEDDPLKYVEAKPGCHRGRYESTEEEEDDEEEEKEKELSEEKVPFDSISSLSSSPLNPNSLEAMSRIYNLDTVGSRSGLCLRERTVEVPPTLHLVKVKPLVSSCQQGDSKAPAGDNICGVQRQIEQFKLKEQEVLKSCSNASSKDRETKGQQSPKGVLKHHIKDDEETPELNLKESPRRNCSPTSQLKQTVTPPFQRTQSPENSLKPANCAPTPASSPSLSSPSNSPSASPSPTPSPKLFTIKSASGGMVKRGATVTITPRRPVAGRVTDSKPRPTAAESTKGSSQPTTPAVDEPVKKKYPAVEEIKVIGGYQHLEKSCLVKNRGTPKNGKVCFDEEQLEQVCEYPSETFMLMLSPLPPDLESNERQQGEEAQEDEGEGEEGEVVFKTMKSVGIATGPRIRVGQCHPLLRKHSV; encoded by the exons ATGTCTGTGTCCTCTCTGCCGGAATGGAAGCAACTTCTTCTGGAGAgaaagaggagagaggaggaagaACGGGAGAGGAGAGAAAAGGAGGAAGAGGACAAGTTAGCGAACATGCCTGCGTGGAAGCGAGGGATCATTCAGCGAAGGAAGGCAAAGCAGGAGAATCTGGGCGACAGGGAGAAGGATAAAGACGTGTGTTTGCTGCAGGTGGACGTCAGATCTCCTTCTGATGGCCTCAGTGACACGGACAGCTCCATCACCGTCAATCTGGGGAGTGACATGTCCCTCAGTCCAGATCCGGGACAGTGGCTGGATGCTGAGCCTAAACCTGCTAGTCAGGTGTCCATGGAAACCATAGTTCCAGTCCATGAAAACCCATTTATCCGCACGCAAAGCGTGTGGCGAAAAGGCAGAGATGCTGAAATCGGGAATGAGTCTGACATTAAGGATAAGGACAAATCAGGCCTCAGGGGTCAAGATGTGGAGACGAACAGAGGACGAGATACAGAGCTGAAAATAGAGAGGTTTAGGGATTTAACTCAGGGATGGGATAAGGAGAAGGCCAGGGATAGGAGTCTGGGAAGAGAACGAGAGAACAGCCGAGAAAGGTGGGACAAAGACAAAAAGCAACAGAAGGATGCTGCGAGGGAGCAGGAAAAAGAAATCCAACCACTGTCAGGTGCGTTTCCCCCCGCTGTTCCGTGTCTTCGGACCATCCGAGCtgacaatatcatcatcatcgaaCAGGAAAGCAAAGgtggcgacgagcagaggggaAGATGGAGAGAGGTGGACGGGGAGAGGCCTGAAGAGGACCAGCATGGGAAAAGAGGGATGAAGATGGACCTGAGGGAGATTCTGGCCGGAGGAGGGAGTGTCACTGAGATCCGAGCTTCTGAAGTTCTGATCATAAAACCTTCAGTCAGCACTGAAGAGAGGACTACtggagaaaagggaggagaggagggggaAACCAGGTGCAGTGTGGAGAGTTTGGGGAGGGAACTGAGAGCAGACATGTCCTGGCTGAGAGAAAAAGAGAAGGAAAGACCGTGGGGCCAGGCGACAGTTATTAAAGATGACGGTAAAGACAGCTCAGATGATTGTGTGTTTGTTGAGAGGGGAGGGAGAGTCAGCCAGCTGCTGAGCAAATTTGGGGAACACCCAAAGCCTCCATCAAGATCCAAAAGTTCGGATAATTTCCTCCAGCCGGGAAGGAGAAAATACTCAGGAGAAGAAGATGACCAACAATCTGACAGGATGAAGAGCGATGGAACAAACGTGTCCAGCAAAAGCGTTCCAAAACGCTCCTTCAGCTTCTCAGATCGAGTCATCAGCGCCGTGGAGAATGGTGACAAAAGATGCACGCAGTCAGATAAAAGTGTGGCGCCGTGGGCAGATGCAGCCGTTCTGGCAAAGCTCAAACAGGGCTGCGCACGGCTTTTAGATAAAGAGCGCTTCGGAAAGTACAGAGATGTAAAAAACGAGGATCATAAGGGAGATGTGGTGCAAAGAAATGAGGCGGAGGCATGGAAAAAGCACCGGAGCGAACTCAGGAAAGTGGAACTTGTGGAAAAGAGAGCGACAGAGAAAGTAGCTGAGACAGATGGAGACAAGGGTTTCACTGTAGCATCACTTAAAAACACGGAAGGAATATCGTTTGCGAGAAGAGTGCCGATCAGGCAGGATGGGAGAACAAGAGCTGAAAGGGAAGCGAGGCGACTGACGAGGGAGAAGAGTTTGGAAAACATGGAAAAAGATTCTGATTCAGGAAAAGCCAAGGCGCACGTTATTGACAAGCCTGGTGTTCGGAGAGACGATGGGTTAGAAAACAACGACGTAGAAGCGCTCAGTCCTAATGAAGCTCAATATAGACACGATTCTGCGTTCACCGAGTGCTCCAGTCTTCTCTGCACAGTTCTGGATCGAGTCCATCAAAGAGGACCGGAGTGGAGCGGGACAGGACCACAAGGACCCTACCTCACACATTGTGCTTCAGCTCAACAAACTGAGACTCTCATAAGCAAAGTAGAAAAACTAGGAGACACAACTGTTTATACGAACGAGAGAGGAGAAACGGCTTACAAGGCTTCTCCTGAAGTGACAAAAGAAAACCAACAGgaagcacaaacaggaagtctgaCTCAAGAGGCAACCACCAGATCTCCGAAAAGGATCACACCCTTTGGGATGCTTCAAGGGCCTCTGGAAATTCAGATCCCCAGGACTGTGTTTTATGTTGCAGAAGACATGGTGGAGAGAAAAAAGAGTGAGTGTCAAAGCAGCGATGGGCAAGACCGCGATGGAGGACAACAGGTTGAAAGGCGGGACAGCTGGAGGGTTGGGAAACCCTTGAGTCGCATCGAGTCCCTGCGAGAGAAGATCAGACAGCGAGAGCTGGAGAAGCAGAGGCAAAGAGAGGCTCAGGGTGGAGCAGCAGAGACCTGTGACGCTCAGACAGGTGAGGTCGGGTATGAAGAGAGGGGAAGTGAACAAGAGAGAGAGTGGGAAGCTGCGGCTTGTGAGCAGACGAGGCCGGTCGACGCAGAGAGGATGCAGGAAGAGGCAGCGGAGCAGACATCCACGACTGCATGTGatgtcaaacaggaagtcggcgtgTTGAAAACCTGCCCTCAGCTTCCTGTTTCTGTCCCCCACACACTAGACGAGAGCGGAGGAGAAGCCTTGGGCAAGTGCTGCTCTGCCGCCGCTGAAGACACCTCTGACAGCTCCCAGATATCCGGGGATGAAGACGACCCCCTGAAATATGTAGAAGCGAAACCGGGGTGCCACAGGGGTCGATACGAGAGcacggaagaagaagaagacgacgagGAAGAGGAAAAGGAAAAGGAGCTATCAGAGGAGAAGGTACCTTTTGATTCTATATCATCTCTCTCCTCTTCACCACTTAATCCCAACTCTCTGGAAGCCATGAGCCGGATCTACAACCTGGACACTGTGGGTTCGAGATCGGGACTGTGTCTGAGGGAGAGGACGGTGGAAGTCCCGCCAACTCTGCACCTCGTCAAAGTGAAGCCACTCGTTTCGAGCTGTCAGCAGGGGGACAGCAAAGCCCCGGCAGGTGACAACATTTGTGGCGTTCAGCGGCAGATCGAGCAGTTTAAGCTGAAAGAGCAGGAAGTGCTGAAGTCATGTTCAAACGCTTCTTCTAAGGACAGAGAAACCAAAGGGCAGCAAAGCCCCAAAGGCGTGTTAAAACACCACATAAAGGACGATGAAGAAACACCAGAACTGAACCTCAAAGAGTCCCCCCGCCGAAACTGTTCTCCAACATCTCAGCTCAAGCAAACCGTCACCCCCCCATTTCAGAGGACCCAATCTCCAGAAAACTCTCTGAAACCTGCAAACTGTGCTCCAACTCCAGCCTCCTCCCCCAGTTTGTCCTCACCTTCCAACTCCCCCAGCGCCTCCCCATCACCCACCCCATCGCCGAAGCTCTTCACCATCAAGAGTGCTTCTGGGGGTATGGTCAAGAGAGGCGCCACTGTCACAATTACCCCGAGGAGGCCTGTCGCAGGAAGGGTGACGGACTCCAAGCCTCGGCCGACAGCAGCAGAGTCCACTAAGGGTTCATCTCAACCAACGACCCCCGCTGTGGACGAACCAGTGAAGAAGAAATACCCAGCGGTGGAGGAAATCAAGGTGATCGGTGGATATCAACACCTGGAGAAGTCCTGTCTGGTCAAGAATAGAGGAACACCCAAAAAC GGGAAGGTGTGTTTTGATGAGGAGCAGCTGGAACAGGTATGCGAGTACCCGTCAGAGACCTTCATGCTGATGTTGAGCCCCCTACCTCCTGACCTGGAGAGTAATGAGAGGCAACAAGGTGAGGAGGCACAAGAGGATGAAGGCGAAGGTGAGGAAGGCGAAGTTGTGTTCAAGACCATGAAGAGCGTGGGGATTGCAACGGGACCACGAATAAGAGTGGGTCAGTGTCACCCTCTTCTCAGAAAACACAGCGTGTAG